Proteins encoded together in one Cyprinus carpio isolate SPL01 chromosome B14, ASM1834038v1, whole genome shotgun sequence window:
- the cxxc5b gene encoding CXXC-type zinc finger protein 5 isoform X2: MSASGGSMEGSRPIEDEEAQDSCCGDEDSSPVVERRNRSGIISAPLSKSLKRSRALSQYIATCSAAAVASVANANRLAQSTMVAPGVKAHPTASQHRSQVGYAKLDRGALVSGLLDSPSGLHLAQAAELLRRAGMLLPVNDPSNVSVGGDMETVSASDSLGSVMDFPLLGNGGVGVSFPYHPGLFIMTPAGVFLADGALSHVTGASEHQQTQSEISSAISANGKKKRKRCGLCPPCRRRINCEQCSSCRNRKTGHQICKFRKCEELKKKPAGGLEVMLPTGAPFRWFP; encoded by the exons ATGTCTGCCAGTGGAGGGTCCATGGAGGGAAGTCGACCCATAGAGGATGAGGAGGCGCAGGACAGCTGTTGCGGGGATGAAGACTCATCCCCGGTGGTGGAACGGAGAAACCGCAGTGGCATCATCAGCGCTCCACTCAGCAAAAGCCTGAAGCGCTCGCGAGCTCTCTCGCAGTACATCGCGACCTGCTCGGCTGCTGCTGTTGCCAGTGTCGCGAATGCTAACAGACTTGCTCAGAGCACTATGGTGGCGCCGGGCGTCAAAGCTCACCCTACTGCCAGCCAGCACAGGTCACAAGTCGGGTATGCCAAACTGGACCGGGGTGCGTTAGTGTCCGGCCTTCTGGACTCTCCGAGCGGCCTGCATCTCGCCCAGGCTGCCGAGCTCCTGCGAAGGGCGGGGATGCTGCTTCCTGTCAATGACCCGTCCAATGTCAGTGTGGGTGGGGACATGGAGACGGTCTCGGCTTCTGATTCGCTGGGCAGTGTGATGGACTTCCCGTTGCTTGGCAACGGCGGAGTGGGCGTGAGTTTTCCGTATCACCCGGGGCTGTTCATAATGACGCCGGCGGGAGTGTTCCTCGCCGACGGGGCACTCTCTCACGTGACAGGTGCGTCGGAACACCAGCAGACACAGAGCGAGATTTCATCGGCCATCAGTGCCAACGGGAAGAAAAAGCGGAAGCGATGCGGCCTGTGTCCACCTTGCCGGCGCAGGATTAACTGCGAACAGTGCAGCAGCTGCCGCAACCGCAAAACCGGCCATCAGATCTGCAAGTTCCGCAAGTGCGAAGAGCTCAAAAAGAAACCTGCTGGCGGGCTGGAG GTGATGCTGCCAACCGGAGCTCCTTTCCGATGGTTTCCGTAG
- the cxxc5b gene encoding CXXC-type zinc finger protein 5 isoform X4, with the protein MSASGGSMEGSRPIEDEEAQDSCCGDEDSSPVVERRNRSGIISAPLSKSLKRSRALSQYIATCSAAAVASVANANRLAQSTMVAPGVKAHPTASQHRSQVGYAKLDRGALVSGLLDSPSGLHLAQAAELLRRAGMLLPVNDPSNVSVGGDMETVSASDSLGSVMDFPLLGNGGVGVSFPYHPGLFIMTPAGVFLADGALSHVTGASEHQQTQSEISSAISANGKKKRKRCGLCPPCRRRINCEQCSSCRNRKTGHQICKFRKCEELKKKPAGGLEVR; encoded by the exons ATGTCTGCCAGTGGAGGGTCCATGGAGGGAAGTCGACCCATAGAGGATGAGGAGGCGCAGGACAGCTGTTGCGGGGATGAAGACTCATCCCCGGTGGTGGAACGGAGAAACCGCAGTGGCATCATCAGCGCTCCACTCAGCAAAAGCCTGAAGCGCTCGCGAGCTCTCTCGCAGTACATCGCGACCTGCTCGGCTGCTGCTGTTGCCAGTGTCGCGAATGCTAACAGACTTGCTCAGAGCACTATGGTGGCGCCGGGCGTCAAAGCTCACCCTACTGCCAGCCAGCACAGGTCACAAGTCGGGTATGCCAAACTGGACCGGGGTGCGTTAGTGTCCGGCCTTCTGGACTCTCCGAGCGGCCTGCATCTCGCCCAGGCTGCCGAGCTCCTGCGAAGGGCGGGGATGCTGCTTCCTGTCAATGACCCGTCCAATGTCAGTGTGGGTGGGGACATGGAGACGGTCTCGGCTTCTGATTCGCTGGGCAGTGTGATGGACTTCCCGTTGCTTGGCAACGGCGGAGTGGGCGTGAGTTTTCCGTATCACCCGGGGCTGTTCATAATGACGCCGGCGGGAGTGTTCCTCGCCGACGGGGCACTCTCTCACGTGACAGGTGCGTCGGAACACCAGCAGACACAGAGCGAGATTTCATCGGCCATCAGTGCCAACGGGAAGAAAAAGCGGAAGCGATGCGGCCTGTGTCCACCTTGCCGGCGCAGGATTAACTGCGAACAGTGCAGCAGCTGCCGCAACCGCAAAACCGGCCATCAGATCTGCAAGTTCCGCAAGTGCGAAGAGCTCAAAAAGAAACCTGCTGGCGGGCTGGAGGTAAGATG A
- the cxxc5b gene encoding CXXC-type zinc finger protein 5 isoform X1 gives MSASGGSMEGSRPIEDEEAQDSCCGDEDSSPVVERRNRSGIISAPLSKSLKRSRALSQYIATCSAAAVASVANANRLAQSTMVAPGVKAHPTASQHRSQVGYAKLDRGALVSGLLDSPSGLHLAQAAELLRRAGMLLPVNDPSNVSVGGDMETVSASDSLGSVMDFPLLGNGGVGVSFPYHPGLFIMTPAGVFLADGALSHVTGASEHQQTQSEISSAISANGKKKRKRCGLCPPCRRRINCEQCSSCRNRKTGHQICKFRKCEELKKKPAGGLEKVMLPTGAPFRWFP, from the exons ATGTCTGCCAGTGGAGGGTCCATGGAGGGAAGTCGACCCATAGAGGATGAGGAGGCGCAGGACAGCTGTTGCGGGGATGAAGACTCATCCCCGGTGGTGGAACGGAGAAACCGCAGTGGCATCATCAGCGCTCCACTCAGCAAAAGCCTGAAGCGCTCGCGAGCTCTCTCGCAGTACATCGCGACCTGCTCGGCTGCTGCTGTTGCCAGTGTCGCGAATGCTAACAGACTTGCTCAGAGCACTATGGTGGCGCCGGGCGTCAAAGCTCACCCTACTGCCAGCCAGCACAGGTCACAAGTCGGGTATGCCAAACTGGACCGGGGTGCGTTAGTGTCCGGCCTTCTGGACTCTCCGAGCGGCCTGCATCTCGCCCAGGCTGCCGAGCTCCTGCGAAGGGCGGGGATGCTGCTTCCTGTCAATGACCCGTCCAATGTCAGTGTGGGTGGGGACATGGAGACGGTCTCGGCTTCTGATTCGCTGGGCAGTGTGATGGACTTCCCGTTGCTTGGCAACGGCGGAGTGGGCGTGAGTTTTCCGTATCACCCGGGGCTGTTCATAATGACGCCGGCGGGAGTGTTCCTCGCCGACGGGGCACTCTCTCACGTGACAGGTGCGTCGGAACACCAGCAGACACAGAGCGAGATTTCATCGGCCATCAGTGCCAACGGGAAGAAAAAGCGGAAGCGATGCGGCCTGTGTCCACCTTGCCGGCGCAGGATTAACTGCGAACAGTGCAGCAGCTGCCGCAACCGCAAAACCGGCCATCAGATCTGCAAGTTCCGCAAGTGCGAAGAGCTCAAAAAGAAACCTGCTGGCGGGCTGGAG AAGGTGATGCTGCCAACCGGAGCTCCTTTCCGATGGTTTCCGTAG
- the cxxc5b gene encoding CXXC-type zinc finger protein 5 isoform X3, translating into MSASGGSMEGSRPIEDEEAQDSCCGDEDSSPVVERRNRSGIISAPLSKSLKRSRALSQYIATCSAAAVASVANANRLAQSTMVAPGVKAHPTASQHRSQVGYAKLDRGALVSGLLDSPSGLHLAQAAELLRRAGMLLPVNDPSNVSVGGDMETVSASDSLGSVMDFPLLGNGGVGVSFPYHPGLFIMTPAGVFLADGALSHVTGASEHQQTQSEISSAISANGKKKRKRCGLCPPCRRRINCEQCSSCRNRKTGHQICKFRKCEELKKKPAGGLEVRW; encoded by the exons ATGTCTGCCAGTGGAGGGTCCATGGAGGGAAGTCGACCCATAGAGGATGAGGAGGCGCAGGACAGCTGTTGCGGGGATGAAGACTCATCCCCGGTGGTGGAACGGAGAAACCGCAGTGGCATCATCAGCGCTCCACTCAGCAAAAGCCTGAAGCGCTCGCGAGCTCTCTCGCAGTACATCGCGACCTGCTCGGCTGCTGCTGTTGCCAGTGTCGCGAATGCTAACAGACTTGCTCAGAGCACTATGGTGGCGCCGGGCGTCAAAGCTCACCCTACTGCCAGCCAGCACAGGTCACAAGTCGGGTATGCCAAACTGGACCGGGGTGCGTTAGTGTCCGGCCTTCTGGACTCTCCGAGCGGCCTGCATCTCGCCCAGGCTGCCGAGCTCCTGCGAAGGGCGGGGATGCTGCTTCCTGTCAATGACCCGTCCAATGTCAGTGTGGGTGGGGACATGGAGACGGTCTCGGCTTCTGATTCGCTGGGCAGTGTGATGGACTTCCCGTTGCTTGGCAACGGCGGAGTGGGCGTGAGTTTTCCGTATCACCCGGGGCTGTTCATAATGACGCCGGCGGGAGTGTTCCTCGCCGACGGGGCACTCTCTCACGTGACAGGTGCGTCGGAACACCAGCAGACACAGAGCGAGATTTCATCGGCCATCAGTGCCAACGGGAAGAAAAAGCGGAAGCGATGCGGCCTGTGTCCACCTTGCCGGCGCAGGATTAACTGCGAACAGTGCAGCAGCTGCCGCAACCGCAAAACCGGCCATCAGATCTGCAAGTTCCGCAAGTGCGAAGAGCTCAAAAAGAAACCTGCTGGCGGGCTGGAGGTAAGATG GTGA